One Vicia villosa cultivar HV-30 ecotype Madison, WI linkage group LG5, Vvil1.0, whole genome shotgun sequence genomic window, TTGGCATAAACAGATAAGGAAATTAATGAAGTACAAAAGTAAAATTTCTTTGACATAACATGAGATTCAGGATGCTTACACCATAAAACACCATATCCAAACTATAGTAGCAATACCTATAGGAGATATCTCCCTTGTAACGGCTTGAAAACTGAATAGCGATGCCATGAATCAAGCACCATCTGATGGCAGGGTGCTCTGAATATTTGAAGGCATGAGGACATTGAATCCATCTGCTGCAGTAGACACTATCATTCCAGGAATCTGTGTGTGCCAATGCAGTTCTTTGGGGTCTTTTTGCCCCTGTTTCAAGTTAAAGGAAATAAGAGAATAAATATCATGGTAAACAGCTAAATTAAACACCTATTATATAAGCATTTGTATAATCAAGAAGGAATGTAGTTAAGCAGTTTTCATAAGCTATTGAAAAAGTTAAAAACAGTTTGTCTAATAAGCTATAAACAGTTTATAGACATGACACACTATTTCCATAACTTATGTCATAAGAATAAGATGAGTAGAAAATGTTGAGCAAAGTAATTCAAATTACCTGGTGAATAAACAATAGTTGGGGAGGTAGATCTTCAGGAGCTTTTACATGTTCTTGGGTTTTAGCTTTAAATTCAGCTTCCTCTTCCTCGTCCTTTTCTAAAGAAAGGTCCCATATTCTGTGACAAAGGATTACAAAACTGATTAAAATCCAAAGGTAGAGAGATAAAGAAAAAATGGCAGTTTGGTAATGTAAAGCTTAAGTTATTTGCAAATTCCACGAAAGGGTAAAACCCCGAAACAATATGAAAGAGAGAATAAAGCTCTGAAACTTGTTAGGAATTTGACCAACAATTCTGTGGATGACGTACTGCTATCAATATCATATTACTTACGTGAGTTGATTATCAATATCATATTACTTACGTGAGTTGATTATCAATATCATATTACTTACGTGAGTTGATTATCAATATCATATTACTTACGTGAGTTGATTATCAGAGGATGAAACAGCCAGTGAAGAAGCTTCGTGTGGACTCCACTCAATGGATGTGATTGGATGCTTATGGTATTCAAAATGCGCTACCACAGAATCTCCTTCCTATTCACAAAATAAGGCACTTTCACGTCATCTTTAATTtaataacaaaatcaaaataGTCGGATTCCTCCTACTCCTAACTCCTACTAAAGGTTTGAGGTTGGCTAAGGGGTTGCGAAAGAAATCAGACAATACGaaagttttttttcaaaatctagaTAATGTTATAGTTCTTCACCAAGTGCATCTAGAAGTTttataaatttgaattcaaaggtACTTGATTCAAACATTCAAAATGAAATATACAAGGATATATTAAAGGTAAAGAAAATCTGCTCATATAAATTTAAGTTAATGATACAATATGTTATTAAGATTTAAGACAATGAAAACAAAATTATCAGAAAATTGAAACCAGATACGACATAGCATAACTAAAGCATCATTGACATTAGACAGCATCGAATCTATAcaataattttgttataaatgaGCAAGGTTTATGATTCTGTATGGTTTTTCTGTATGAGCAGAGGGGGATATTCACAACTATAGTCAAATTATTCATACCTTAAGCAATCTGAGATCACGAATAGATATGGTTCCATCATCACTACCAGACGCCAACATACAACTGGCCAACCTATTCAGTACAATAAAGTACAACAACGTGAAGAGATATAGAATGGAAAATGAGATGATGGAACACCAAAAGGCAATGCTATAATACCTGTTCCATGACAATACATTCACATCAGCATTATGTGCTTTAAAAGACGCAGCTGGTGACCTCCCACGAGTATCCCATATTGCAATGGTTTTATCCACAGAACAAGAAGCAAAAACATTAGGTTCTGTAGGGCTCCACTGCAAGGATTCATTGAAATAGAACTCTCattatacatataaataaaataaaaatacaaatgtaAGAGGCTGGAATGCTCTCAAAAGCAGAAGAACATAAGGTACTAGTTTTGCTTTGCATATAGTACATACTTGCAGATCTTCAACACTACCAGTATGTCCAGTAAAAGCAGTTGTGTCAATATTCCATGTTGCAGCAGATGTAGGCTCCCAAAGATAAATACTATTATTGCAATCCCCTTCAAACATGAATATCAAAATTAAGTCTCAGATCTATTTGATAACTAAATATGAATGTATGCTAGAgaaaattataaacaaataaaataaaataaaataaaataaaccaaggATTACCAGATATAAGCCTTCCTGGAACAAGAGGACTCCAGTCTATAGCATAGCCTTCATTTTTGTGCTTAAATTTTTGAAGTGGAGACTGAACTACATCAACTCCTTGGACACCTTCGGTTTCCGTCTCTGCTAGAGCATTTAGATGAGAACTCATGTCCCAGATCTACAAATTGATTGCCCAAAGTATCAGATTCAGATTAAATGCATAAATAGAAGGCACACATGACTTCATTAACATTTATCATTAATAGTTTCCTCAAAATAAGTTCAAACATTGGTCAGCAGTTACAAATCATATCTTCTGTATTGCTTCAACTAGTTCTGTAGCTGTGTTAAGTATGGGTTGAAATTGTTGCAACACGTGTTCAAAAAGAGCTTGTATACATAATGGTTGCAACGGAACAAACTAAAACTCACTTGAAGTTTCCCTAACTGATTTCTGGTCTATATTAGCactgtcttatattttatcataacATAATGAACATTGACACTGCCATATCACATGAATTTTCTAAACTTTAAATTCTAAAAATAAGGGTAGCCTTCATCAAAGATCGCCACAAATTGAAAAACTAAGTGGTATGGTTAAAAATCTAACCTGTACGTGACCAGATTCTGCCCAAGTTGCACATATATGAGGATTTTGTGCCATGGCGCGTATCCGGTTGATACAACCCTCGTGAGTTACCTTCCGCAACTGAAGGTTTGAACAGAACAAAAAGTATGAGCAAGATAAACTTCAAAACTGTTGAGAAATGAAATATTACAAAAGCAGATGAAGAGGATGTTGCCTGCAAAGTCGGACCAGCGGCACcgccttcttcttcatcatcactaTCATCCTCGCTGTCACTATCCTCACCATCCACTCCAGAGTCATCAGTTTCATGTTTAGGCACCAGCTCACGCCGCTTCCCAGAAATATTGGATACTTTAAAAATCCCAATAGAATTCCAAGAAGGTTTCTCAGCCTGGGGCACATGCAACATCATATCAATGTGAGATTTCCAATAAAAGAAAAAGACACAATACACAAGCTAGTAAAGAACAACATGACTAGGAGATGCTAAGTGTTATTTTTGTAGTGATAATCACTACTCTGATTATAACaatcataataaaaaaatctttcaaaggGAAATCTTTCTCCAAACTAATTTCTTACATGGCTCAATACAAAAGCTACCAGATAGCATCGTGTGGATATGCGACAAGCACTATTCTTTGTTATGGTGCTACAATTTGCAGGTCACGATCTTAAAAAAAGTGAAGTCTAAACTCAAAAGTCCATCAAAGGAAGAAAAAATTCTCCATTTGATGAGTAAGGAATGAATAGTTACAGACAGGCTCAAGGTTGATTAACTGAGACATCATAtaaagtataaacaaataaaaacacacaTGCACATAAAACATATAAACCTAACCTGTGTTCCTGCCATGAAATACACTGTGTGCGGAAACTCTGTTCGAACTAAGCCCAGGGTGTCACGTAAAATGTCGAAGCTGTCATAAGTgccaaacaaaaacaaattcaTAACACGAAGATAGCAATATGAAGCACGGACATCAGAAGCACAACACCAACACTATCACGTCGACACcacaaataatttgaaaaaaaataaataaattaaacataatcacaaatGTTTGACACTGACACTCAACACTCGCACGTCTTTTTTCAGAGACGTCACTGCTACGGATACTAAACATACCTAAGACAGGGCCACCCAATATGAAAAGCATGAAGAGAGTTGTAAGCAGAAGGATCACACTGAagctcttcatcttcttccaatTTGTCCACACCAGGTTGCCACACTTTAACTGGAACCTGTGGCGCTGAAGCAGACGATGATGATTCACTCCGTTTCTTCAAAACagaacaaaaatcacaaaaattagaAATTTCCATTAAAATAATATACATAATGAAGTGAAACAAAATGATACCTTGGTCTTGCTCTTTGCCTTTTGGCGATGTTTAATTCCACGAGTCATCTTCGATTAGTTCAGAAAAAACTGAATAAGTAGAAGAAATAGTGTAAGTAGTTAACCGCCGAAAAAATCGGTGCGTTTGCGGCGGAGGAATGGTGAAGACGGCGTGCTTGAGTTTCAGTGGCGATTTTTAGGTTAAGGGAAAAGGAAGAACTCAAATTTTTGTAAAGTGACgtgttgaaataaaaaaataataataatagaatattcGTAAACTccagattttttttttgtgatgggCAAACTTACAAAATTGTTATTTTATGTGTGATAGCAAAGtgtgtttataattttaattttacataaTTCATTGTTATttctatcattttttatttaaattcattttattgttaattttgtatttaatttacatgatttatttaattttttatgattgTCTTTTAAATTTCATTGTTTATGCTTGCTAATGGAtatataaaagaacaaatttcaaactCAATTTTAAAATGTGATTAAATATCATGCATTAGAAAAGAGACGGTGGTGATATTGAATATCTTTAAATCAGAAAATATAAATTGGACAAAAACATGTGTACTAGAAAAGTTATAGTTTTTTTCGTGTGGCTTGTACtgcacttatattagtacaattggaGCACATGTTATTGTAAATTTGAGGTTTACTAATAACAATAAATATGTAATTTGTCATGACCAATGAAGTCGTCTTGATTATATAATGATGCAAAATTTAACTTCTCATGTAGCTCTTATTCTCAAGAGAAGTTGATAATTCGAcaatcaataataaaaattagACAAAAATCTCTCaacttttagatgttttatggttttaattgatgtaattagattttttttaatgtgGTGTATGTTTCAATTTCTCTACCACCTTGCAATATGATGGTCCTCAAAGCAGGTTGAGAATATATGTTAAATATGAATCTCTATCTATAATAAAGTATCTCGAGTTGTTGATTATCATTTTGATAAAATTATCATAAGTCTTATCAATTATCAAATGCCTTCACCAATATAAAAAAAACGTGACTAAGACACAGGGTCGGCCCAAGGGCTAAGCAACCTAGGTTAGGGCTTTAGGTCTTAAAAGTTTGGGCTAAGAAAAggcctcaaattttttttatgaaaatatatggTTGAGATAGTAAAATGTATGTTTGTTTGTATTTTTGACATTGGGTTTAGCTCTTAGCAACcacaaaattagtatttttaagacctcattttaaaaattgttttaggCCTCTAAACGGGTTGGGTTGGCCCTGCTAAGACGTGTATACGAACAGATGATAACACCAAAATACACCGTATATTTGACttaatttttatatgttttatcaCTGTTTATTTCTATTTCTTGTATTATGTGGGTATTTTGTCTATATTTCAGGTATTTGACCACAGAGGTGGCCATGAGTGGTCCACGCACTAACGGTCACAGGACCAAGTCTCGCCTATTTTCAAGGCATGGCGTTCGCCATGAAGGGTGTGGCGGTCGCCACACTGAAGAAAAGCGCATAAGTTGTTTTCGGCCTGGCTTGGTCACCCACTCTTCCCATTCTCCCCCTAAACTCACTCCCCACGAATTTAGCAACTACCCACACTACTTTATAGGTTTTGAAACATTATAAATAGACCTTGAATTTCACTTTATAATTTTGTAAGTCTTGGTCTCTTCACATCGAAAAGCTATCGCACCATTGATTGAGTCTATATCGAGTTTAGAGCAATATTTACATTCCGCAGAAATTTTCTTCCCACATTTACATTCAACCAAAGTTTATTTCTTGTATCAGGTTCAACCCTCTTCAGAGCAGGGGATCAGAAGAACCACTTCACGTACTTACAAACTTATTAGTGCAAACAAAAAAGTATTTAAATTCAAAGTGATCATTGCAGcttaaaatataagtaataaattattaatgttgCAAGCCCAATAAATGGAACGAGACCTATCATTTTCCTGACAATGATGATTCAACCCTATCATTGATTACTTCTCTACCTGGTACTAAAGGAACCTCATTCACCCCAACATTTTCATACAGTTGGTTTAACCACTTCCAAATTGTTGGATCTTCCTGAAAATACCAAAACAATGTCAAACTCTTACCACACTTTTGTGTGCCTAAATAATAGGGACTTGATAGCATATGAATCAACATATATAAGATAGGCTACAATATAATTTTagaatttatattgattttaactCAAAATCAACTTATAAGACGAATATTGTGCAACTCTTAACAAATGTAATATTTTGTTGATAACAAAGAGATAGTCTTATAATATTAAAACATGTCATGTCATGTCATATCATTTTATGTTATATCTTATTATATACGTATCAAACAAgtcataaataaaatttatattttgtcatatcACAAGAAGTACTTACACGAAGGCAATTAATGAAAGTGGTATTTGTGAGCATGTTTGGAAGACATCTTGTTAGTGCAATACCAGCCCTGCTTTTATCATGAAATAAGttttatcaaaaaatttaaaaagaaggaCAAATGATATAATCCCCCTCTTCTTAATTATAAGGAAATATTTTTTCCATattcatttattaattaatatagtttgTCTCAAATATAGATAGATCAAATAGAGGACGTATACTATGATAAtgtcatttttatgtgagaatatgATAATGTATCTGaactattagattttaaaataaattgtggagattatgtgtcattctttttttctttttcctccaTCATTAAAATTTAATAACAA contains:
- the LOC131603999 gene encoding protein HEAT STRESS TOLERANT DWD 1-like, with translation MTRGIKHRQKAKSKTKKRSESSSSASAPQVPVKVWQPGVDKLEEDEELQCDPSAYNSLHAFHIGWPCLSFDILRDTLGLVRTEFPHTVYFMAGTQAEKPSWNSIGIFKVSNISGKRRELVPKHETDDSGVDGEDSDSEDDSDDEEEGGAAGPTLQLRKVTHEGCINRIRAMAQNPHICATWAESGHVQIWDMSSHLNALAETETEGVQGVDVVQSPLQKFKHKNEGYAIDWSPLVPGRLISGDCNNSIYLWEPTSAATWNIDTTAFTGHTGSVEDLQWSPTEPNVFASCSVDKTIAIWDTRGRSPAASFKAHNADVNVLSWNRLASCMLASGSDDGTISIRDLRLLKEGDSVVAHFEYHKHPITSIEWSPHEASSLAVSSSDNQLTIWDLSLEKDEEEEAEFKAKTQEHVKAPEDLPPQLLFIHQGQKDPKELHWHTQIPGMIVSTAADGFNVLMPSNIQSTLPSDGA